In Tubulanus polymorphus chromosome 2, tnTubPoly1.2, whole genome shotgun sequence, a single window of DNA contains:
- the LOC141900648 gene encoding uncharacterized protein C6orf62 homolog encodes MSDPRSRKSNAVQRLRQQLRKKRESLADQFDYKMYTIFHFKDKKKSPAVFEMAEVVNVMTNNYEDTILKGVKEEAYSYESSVELLQKDVVQLHAHRWHPMRKDVIGCTSTIDFFLWPRGDIDHVECLLFSRWKGESEEPFRRLQVVFEFHSDDYEKQIIRLLTQKEKSGLIINNVLQSIFFFMERCTMKTSKNTAVVFKLTSICLYLPQDQLTLWGPSTMEDEMAAYV; translated from the exons ATGAGTGATCCACGCTCGCGAAAATCAAACGCTGTTCAAAGGCTGCGGCAGCAACTACGCAAGAAAAGGGAATCGTTAGCCGACCAGTTTGACTACAAGATGTACACTATATTTCACTTTAAAGATAAG AAAAAATCTCCGGCGGTGTTCGAAATGGCCGAAGTGGTGAATGTGATGACCAATAACTATGAGGATACGATATTGAAAGGAGTGAAAGAAGAAGCGTACTCGTATGAAAGCTCCGTCGAACTGCTACAGAAAGATGTAGTTCAACTTCATGCCCATAGGTGGCATCCAATGAGAAAG GATGTTATTGGATGTACATCTACGATCGACTTTTTTCTTTGGCCTCGCGGTGATATCGATCACGTTGAATGTCTTCTATTTTCACGCTGGAAAGGCGAATCGGAAGAACCTTTCAGGCGGCTGCAG GTTGTATTTGAATTCCACTCCGATGATTACGAAAAGCAAATTATACGTTTGTTGACTCAAAAAGAGAAATCGGGTCTCATAATTAACAACGTGCTACAGTCAATTTTCTTCTTCATGGAAAGGTGTACTATGAAG ACATCAAAAAACACAGCTGTTGTATTCAAACTGACAAGTATCTGTCTCTATTTACCTCAG GACCAGTTGACATTATGGGGCCCATCGACTATGGAGGACGAGATGGCAGCTTATGTCTAA
- the LOC141900644 gene encoding vitamin D3 receptor B-like yields the protein MDEEAEANGQASTASSGSISETEQQLFTLCQEYDMVKSPSEQNETNNKNKTRCKDKKICGVCGDKALGYNFDAISCESCKAFFRRNALKDKIVKCMFKGNCQLDINTRRFCSYCRLMKCLKIGMKKDMILGDAEKKKRLEKMKKNKIKRETTSKTKIKSEPVNVMSPSEASPPSVPSSLSSTPVPDELLCQSPMPVFSNSPQPSRKLTNDEYFLITEIANAYEITFTKLDENPSENSSLNQLVNASGLIVRRLIKFAKRLEDFLHMSQDCQIWLLKGVVLSTLFLRSAEHYNPEKDSWITPNGEIPTIVLKKATGYVELHEEHVKYCQSLKPLIQNDTNIMGIMQTISLFSPDRPNIRERESVSNLQDKYMSLLKHYLESRHSYAHARNLYPRLLSKLDELQQLTENHGKVLLHVNPNEIEPLMLEVFDLK from the exons ATGGATGAAGAAGCCGAAGCAAATGGCCAAGCCAGTACCGCGAGCTCTGGTAGCATTTCAGAAACTGAACAACAGCTTTTTACT TTATGTCAAGAATATGACATGGTGAAGAGTCCCTCGGAACAAAATGAAACcaacaataaaaataaaacccgatGCAAAGATAAAAAGATCTGCGGCGTTTGCGGTGACAAAGCTCTTGGATATAATTTCGACGCGATCTCGTGTGAATCTTGTAAGGCGTTCTTCCGACGAAATGCTCTCAAAGACAAG ATTGTAAAATGTATGTTTAAAGGCAACTGCCAGTTGGATATAAATACTCGAAGATTTTGCTCATACTGTCGTTTGATGAAGTGTCTGAAAATCGGCATGAAGAAGGATATGATATTAG GTGATGCGGAGAAAAAGAAACGCCTcgaaaagatgaagaaaaacaaaataaaaagagAAACAACTTCGAAAACGAAGATAAAATCTGAACCGGTGAATGTCATGTCGCCTTCGGAAGCGAGTCCGCCGAGTGTTCCCAGTTCGTTGAGTTCGACGCCCGTTCCCGACGAATTGTTGTGTCAATCTCCGATGCCCGTATTCAGCAACAGTCCGCAACCGTCGCGTAAACTCACCAACGACGAATACTTTCTCATTACGGAAATCGCCAACGCGTACGAAATAACGTTTACAAAACTCGACGAAAATCCGTCTGAAAATTCGTCGCTGAATCAGCTGGTCAACGCGTCCGGATTGATCGTGCGGCGTTTGATAAAATTCGCGAAACGACTCGAGGATTTCCTGCACATGAGTCAAGACTGTCAGATCTGGTTGTTAAAGGGCGTCGTTTTGAGCACGTTGTTTCTACGCTCGGCCGAACACTACAACCCGGAAAAGGACTCGTGGATAACGCCGAACGGCGAAATACCGACGATCGTGTTGAAAAAAGCGACCGGTTACGTCGAACTGCACGAAGAACACGTGAAATACTGTCAATCGTTGAAACCGCTGATTCAAAACGATACGAACATAATGGGAATAATGCAGACGATATCGTTGTTTTCGCCCGATCGGCCGAATATCCGAGAACGAGAATCGGTGTCGAATTTACAGGATAAATACATGTCATTGTTGAAACATTATCTGGAGTCTCGGCATTCGTACGCGCACGCTCGTAATTTGTACCCGCGTTTACTGAGCAAACTCGACGAACTACAGCAGCTGACAGAGAACCACGGTAAAGTGCTGTTACACGTGAATCCGAATGAAATCGAGCCTCTGATGCTGGAAGTTTTTGACCTGAAGTAA